From Hymenobacter sedentarius, a single genomic window includes:
- the tsaB gene encoding tRNA (adenosine(37)-N6)-threonylcarbamoyltransferase complex dimerization subunit type 1 TsaB — translation MPTLLLSLETSSPVCSVALHRVADATLVGQSELRLDKSHSTHLTVLIEQLLANTGHQLSDLAAIAVSDGPGSYTGLRIGGAAAKGLCFALDIPLIAISTLRALAVQVAVGTASPENFLYCPMLDARRMEVYAALYTREGEEVLAPTPLLLEAGTLAEQLATHSVLFFGHGATKFQALLGEHPHAGFLTGIEPSAVSVGALAVAAYHRQEFQDVAYYEPFYLKEVYTTTPKGN, via the coding sequence ATGCCGACGCTTCTCCTTTCGCTCGAAACTTCGTCCCCGGTTTGCTCCGTCGCCCTGCATCGCGTAGCCGATGCCACCCTCGTCGGCCAATCGGAACTGCGCCTTGATAAGTCGCACTCCACGCACCTCACCGTCTTAATTGAGCAGTTGCTCGCCAATACAGGCCACCAGTTGAGCGACCTCGCCGCCATCGCCGTGAGCGACGGTCCTGGTTCCTACACTGGCCTCCGCATTGGCGGCGCCGCGGCCAAGGGCTTATGCTTCGCGCTGGATATTCCTTTAATAGCCATCAGCACGCTGCGCGCGCTGGCAGTTCAAGTAGCCGTGGGCACCGCTTCACCGGAGAATTTTCTGTATTGCCCCATGCTGGATGCCCGGCGTATGGAGGTTTATGCCGCCCTTTACACCCGCGAAGGAGAGGAAGTGCTGGCGCCCACGCCACTTCTGCTGGAAGCCGGCACGCTGGCCGAACAATTGGCTACCCATTCCGTGTTATTCTTTGGTCACGGCGCTACGAAGTTTCAAGCGTTGCTGGGCGAGCATCCCCACGCTGGTTTTCTGACGGGTATTGAGCCATCGGCGGTATCCGTAGGGGCGTTGGCCGTGGCGGCGTACCACCGTCAGGAATTCCAGGACGTGGCTTATTACGAGCCGTTTTATTTAAAAGAAGTATATACCACTACGCCGAAAGGCAACTAG
- a CDS encoding two-component regulator propeller domain-containing protein has translation MLHIFRCWLGLVGLLFLAQTVGAQSTAGYGDWQLHLPTNRPLRLEDAGDRVYVATENAFYFLDKKLNTTQVLSRRDGLNDVGVAALAYDSVTQQTVLAYRNSNLDILRPNGSVRNLNDVLRKSIQGTKEINQVSIGAGKAYVSTSFGLVVVDLTKLEISDTYSNIGPGGTVVAVYDAAVANGALYAATSAGLLRGQLTSNLLDYRNWTRYQPVPLSANPAQHVYPFLAAYGGEVYAAVEGAGAAVYKFIPGTPGAWRAVPNTYTPQFRKLRASSIGVLVIDDISGVRRIERTGVVTVVVPPTPGTYTQDAVRSRDGSYYVANYQNGLQRVRPGSGQVPERFVPNGPETGLAFSILADAHTNKVDVFTGGYSERYLPNGFRLGFYEFANGQWTNFTPAAFPATNFPDLQSPSRGTRTPDGTLYVAAYGGGLLEWKGPGQFRQFGEGTPAGSPLLGTFGNKNRVEVTDVAADATGKVWVVNRHLRPNTSGLFILDPVTTTWRTIPWVSGFEALERIVLDDNGFAWVSVSRKTDPTGAALGIFAVDPATAKPNQPRFFTTASGLPDNQIYELAKDRRGYIWAATIKGVAVFNDPSGPFGSSLGFTLPLVTRGEGANFPALFSEAVRTMAVDGGDRKWFGTDHGLWLFSPDADEALLHFTTANSPLPSDRIIDVKVNDKTGEVWVATDGGVVTYRGAATVTEGSPKCTAVFPNPVRPEFTGTVGITGLANNAVVKITDVAGHLVYATKANGGTVTWNMTNPDGQRVRSGTYLVLSTDADGKNGCVSKVAVLSK, from the coding sequence ATGCTGCACATTTTCCGTTGTTGGCTGGGGCTGGTTGGGCTGCTTTTCTTGGCCCAAACCGTGGGGGCGCAGAGCACAGCTGGCTACGGCGACTGGCAGCTTCACCTGCCTACCAACCGCCCCCTGCGCCTCGAAGACGCCGGCGACCGGGTGTATGTGGCGACGGAGAACGCCTTTTATTTCCTGGATAAAAAGCTTAACACCACTCAGGTGCTTTCGCGGCGGGATGGCCTGAACGACGTGGGCGTGGCCGCCCTGGCCTACGATTCGGTAACCCAGCAAACGGTGCTGGCTTACCGCAACAGCAACCTCGACATTCTGCGGCCCAACGGCAGCGTGCGCAACCTGAACGATGTGCTACGCAAGTCGATTCAGGGCACCAAGGAAATCAACCAGGTTTCGATTGGGGCTGGCAAGGCTTACGTATCGACCAGCTTTGGCCTGGTGGTGGTGGATTTGACTAAGCTCGAAATCAGCGACACTTACAGCAACATTGGCCCCGGCGGCACCGTCGTGGCCGTGTACGACGCCGCGGTGGCCAACGGCGCGCTTTATGCGGCAACCTCGGCCGGCTTGTTGCGGGGCCAGCTCACCAGCAACCTGCTTGACTACCGCAACTGGACCCGGTACCAGCCGGTGCCGCTGAGCGCCAATCCGGCGCAGCACGTCTATCCCTTCCTGGCCGCTTATGGCGGGGAAGTATATGCCGCCGTAGAGGGCGCAGGGGCGGCGGTGTACAAGTTTATTCCGGGCACGCCCGGCGCGTGGCGCGCCGTGCCCAATACCTACACTCCCCAGTTCCGAAAGCTACGCGCCAGCAGCATTGGGGTGCTGGTGATCGACGATATTTCCGGGGTGCGCCGCATCGAGCGCACGGGCGTGGTGACTGTCGTGGTGCCGCCTACGCCCGGTACGTACACGCAGGATGCCGTGCGCTCCCGCGACGGCAGCTATTACGTGGCCAATTACCAGAACGGCTTGCAGCGAGTGCGCCCCGGTTCCGGCCAGGTGCCGGAGCGCTTCGTGCCCAACGGTCCCGAAACGGGACTGGCCTTCAGCATTCTGGCCGATGCTCACACCAACAAGGTGGACGTGTTCACCGGGGGCTACTCCGAGCGGTATTTGCCCAACGGCTTTCGACTGGGCTTTTACGAATTTGCCAACGGGCAGTGGACCAATTTTACGCCCGCGGCTTTCCCGGCCACCAATTTTCCGGACTTGCAGAGCCCCTCCCGTGGCACCCGCACGCCCGATGGCACCTTGTATGTGGCGGCCTACGGCGGTGGGCTGCTGGAGTGGAAAGGGCCTGGGCAGTTTCGTCAGTTTGGCGAGGGCACCCCGGCCGGCAGCCCCCTTTTGGGCACCTTTGGCAACAAGAACCGGGTGGAGGTGACCGATGTGGCCGCCGACGCCACCGGCAAGGTGTGGGTGGTAAATCGGCACCTGCGCCCCAATACCTCGGGCCTGTTTATCCTGGACCCGGTCACCACCACTTGGCGGACCATTCCGTGGGTGTCTGGGTTTGAAGCGCTGGAGCGCATTGTGCTGGACGACAATGGCTTTGCATGGGTATCGGTGTCGCGCAAAACCGACCCTACCGGAGCCGCCCTGGGCATCTTTGCGGTCGACCCCGCCACGGCTAAACCCAACCAGCCGCGGTTTTTTACCACCGCATCCGGCCTGCCCGACAACCAAATCTATGAGCTGGCCAAAGACCGGCGGGGGTACATCTGGGCCGCTACCATCAAAGGCGTAGCGGTTTTTAACGACCCCAGCGGGCCGTTTGGGTCCAGCCTGGGGTTTACCCTGCCGTTGGTGACGCGGGGCGAGGGAGCGAACTTTCCCGCGCTGTTTAGCGAGGCCGTGCGGACCATGGCCGTGGACGGCGGCGACCGCAAGTGGTTCGGTACCGACCACGGCCTGTGGCTGTTCAGCCCCGATGCCGACGAAGCCCTGCTGCACTTCACCACCGCCAACAGCCCGCTGCCATCCGACCGCATCATTGACGTGAAGGTGAACGACAAGACCGGCGAAGTCTGGGTGGCCACCGACGGCGGCGTGGTAACCTACCGCGGCGCGGCCACCGTTACGGAAGGCAGCCCGAAGTGCACGGCCGTGTTCCCCAACCCGGTGCGGCCCGAGTTTACCGGCACGGTGGGCATTACCGGCCTGGCCAATAATGCAGTGGTGAAGATTACCGATGTGGCCGGGCACCTCGTGTACGCCACCAAGGCCAACGGCGGCACCGTAACCTGGAACATGACCAACCCCGACGGCCAACGCGTCCGTTCGGGCACGTACCTCGTACTATCGACGGATGCCGATGGCAAAAACGGCTGCGTGAGCAAAGTAGCGGTGCTCAGCAAATAA
- the rodA gene encoding rod shape-determining protein RodA, translated as MQVSPARYSRSIDWLTVLLYVVLVGIGWICIYASSYSPDAPANPLSNLSFDKLMAFNWFKQLLWIATAIVLVVVLLVIDYKAYDTLAYAMYAGMIVLLLLTMFVARPIAGSRSWLELGPVRLQPAEFAKFTTALAASRFMASINLRYQNWRDQLVLAGITLLPPLLIVASNESGQALVFGALLLAYFREGMSPLILLLLAAGGVILLLALLVPKVWLIAAFTVMLLAVLGVNRRILRHHLPLAIGVWLAVAGMVVGVDFFYKKVLQPHQRQRIEILINPSADPLGKGWNVTQSKIAIGSGGFIGKGFLQGTQTKFDFVPEQSTDFIFCTVGEEFGWMGSFVVIALYLTLLWRIIYVAERQKSVFGRTYGYCVACVLFFHITVNMGMTIGLAPVVGIPLPFFSYGGSSLWSFTILLFSLLALDAYRKQDLLR; from the coding sequence GTGCAAGTTTCACCCGCACGTTATAGTCGGAGTATTGATTGGCTAACAGTGCTACTATATGTAGTGCTGGTTGGCATAGGATGGATTTGCATTTATGCATCTAGTTATTCGCCTGATGCACCAGCTAACCCATTGAGCAACCTGAGCTTCGATAAGCTTATGGCTTTTAATTGGTTTAAGCAGTTATTATGGATTGCTACCGCTATTGTGCTAGTGGTCGTGCTGTTGGTGATAGACTATAAAGCCTATGATACATTGGCATATGCCATGTATGCGGGCATGATAGTACTGCTTCTGTTAACAATGTTTGTTGCCAGGCCTATTGCGGGTTCTCGCTCATGGTTGGAGCTTGGACCGGTGCGGTTACAGCCTGCCGAATTTGCTAAATTCACGACTGCACTAGCGGCATCTCGCTTTATGGCCAGTATTAACCTGCGGTATCAGAACTGGCGTGACCAGCTTGTATTGGCCGGTATCACCCTATTGCCTCCACTACTCATTGTGGCATCAAATGAATCGGGGCAGGCGTTGGTATTCGGCGCATTGTTGCTGGCGTATTTCCGCGAAGGGATGTCGCCTCTGATACTGCTGCTGCTAGCTGCTGGGGGAGTTATTTTGCTATTGGCCTTATTGGTGCCAAAAGTTTGGTTGATTGCGGCATTTACAGTGATGCTCTTAGCGGTGCTCGGGGTGAACCGGCGGATATTGCGTCATCATTTACCCCTTGCAATCGGTGTATGGCTGGCGGTAGCGGGAATGGTGGTAGGCGTAGATTTCTTTTATAAGAAGGTGTTGCAACCGCACCAACGGCAACGGATTGAAATACTGATAAACCCTTCGGCAGACCCATTAGGGAAGGGGTGGAATGTGACACAAAGCAAGATTGCAATTGGGTCTGGTGGCTTTATTGGCAAGGGGTTCCTACAAGGGACTCAAACAAAATTTGATTTTGTGCCGGAGCAGAGTACGGACTTTATTTTCTGTACCGTAGGGGAGGAGTTTGGGTGGATGGGAAGCTTCGTGGTCATTGCGCTATATCTGACCCTACTCTGGCGGATTATTTATGTAGCAGAGCGCCAAAAATCAGTCTTTGGAAGAACCTATGGCTATTGCGTGGCATGTGTGCTGTTCTTCCACATAACGGTGAATATGGGCATGACCATTGGGCTGGCACCAGTTGTGGGTATCCCGCTGCCATTTTTCAGTTACGGGGGATCTTCGTTATGGTCGTTTACGATTTTGCTTTTTAGTCTGCTGGCGTTGGACGCATACCGTAAGCAAGACCTATTGCGTTGA
- the recO gene encoding DNA repair protein RecO: MLIKTRGIVLSYLKYRETSIIARVYTERLGVQNYIVNGVRKAKPPGRIALFQPFTLLELVAYVARGSSGLTRLSEFRCSEPFVSLPYEVQKSSVVLFLSEVVGRAVREEEQNEPLFQFLYNSILAFDQQTTGSENFALVFLLRLATYLGFGVSSGGELTDQVIMAGHAATSKGATGPATLRLREFEGYFDELLQDPATSTIPNGRVRHELLNVLIRYYQLHVEQLGEIRSLDILSQVLAE, translated from the coding sequence ATGTTAATCAAAACCCGGGGCATCGTCCTCAGCTACCTGAAATACCGCGAAACGAGCATCATTGCCCGTGTCTACACCGAGCGGCTGGGCGTGCAGAACTACATCGTGAACGGCGTGCGCAAGGCCAAGCCGCCAGGCCGCATTGCCTTGTTTCAGCCCTTTACGCTGCTGGAACTGGTGGCCTACGTGGCACGGGGCAGCAGCGGCCTCACCCGCCTGTCCGAGTTCCGGTGTTCGGAGCCTTTCGTTAGCCTGCCCTATGAGGTGCAGAAAAGCAGCGTGGTGCTGTTTCTTTCCGAAGTGGTGGGGCGGGCCGTGCGCGAAGAAGAGCAAAACGAACCCCTCTTCCAATTTCTGTACAACTCCATTCTGGCGTTTGACCAGCAGACCACGGGCAGCGAAAACTTTGCCCTGGTCTTTCTGCTGCGCCTGGCCACCTACCTGGGCTTTGGGGTAAGCTCGGGGGGCGAACTCACCGACCAGGTAATCATGGCCGGCCACGCGGCTACTTCCAAGGGCGCTACCGGCCCGGCCACGCTGCGCCTGCGCGAGTTTGAGGGTTACTTCGACGAGCTATTGCAGGACCCGGCCACCAGCACCATTCCCAACGGCCGCGTGCGCCACGAATTGCTGAATGTGCTCATTCGCTACTACCAGCTGCACGTGGAGCAGCTAGGCGAGATTCGCTCGCTGGATATTCTCTCACAAGTGCTGGCAGAGTAA
- a CDS encoding S41 family peptidase, which yields MTIRKKLLATLAVGTLGLVSFRAASDNERYFEIAKNLDIFVTLFKEVNTYYVDEITPAKLVKTGIDGMLRSLDPYTNYIPEDDIEDFRTMTTGQYGGIGASVVKRNGKTVVQAAYEGYPAQKAGLLPGDEILDINGVVVDKKSNSDISKLLKGQANSVVKLMVTRYGQEKPVAIDITRDKIQVDNVPYIGMITGDVGYFQLGGFTVDAGREVRAAVTKLKEQGAKKIVFDIRDNPGGLLNEAVNISNLFIDKGLDVVSTKGKVTEWNKTYKALDQPLDTQIPLAIITSNRSASASEIVSGVLQDYDRAVLVGERTFGKGLVQATRPLSYNSQLKVTTAKYYIPSGRCIQEIDYAHRADDGSLGKFPDSLRTAFKTTAGRTVYDGGGVAPDIEVQDREIADITRTLLQKSYLFDYATRFRAEHTTIPPARAFHLSDTDYQKFVTYLQSKNLSYSTDAEKALADLGKKVKEEKHYDDVKAELEAIRKKVTVNKANDLQRFKPEIKELLEQEIVSRYYFEKGRTEAGFDDDPNIIAAVSVLNDPNRYAALLKPTGQAASARKSAGTK from the coding sequence ATGACTATCCGTAAAAAACTACTCGCTACCCTGGCCGTCGGTACGTTGGGCCTCGTGTCGTTCCGGGCTGCTTCCGACAACGAGCGGTACTTCGAGATTGCCAAAAACCTGGACATCTTCGTCACCTTATTTAAGGAGGTGAATACCTATTATGTGGACGAGATAACGCCCGCTAAACTGGTGAAAACGGGCATCGACGGCATGCTGCGCTCGCTCGACCCGTATACGAACTACATTCCGGAGGACGATATTGAGGACTTCCGCACCATGACCACCGGCCAGTACGGCGGCATTGGGGCGTCGGTGGTGAAGCGCAACGGCAAGACCGTGGTGCAAGCCGCCTACGAAGGCTACCCGGCCCAGAAAGCCGGCCTGCTCCCCGGCGACGAAATCCTCGACATCAACGGCGTGGTGGTCGACAAGAAGAGCAACTCCGATATTAGCAAGCTCCTCAAGGGCCAGGCCAATTCGGTGGTGAAGCTGATGGTGACGCGCTACGGGCAGGAAAAGCCGGTGGCAATCGACATCACCCGCGATAAAATTCAAGTGGACAACGTGCCCTACATCGGCATGATAACCGGCGATGTGGGCTACTTCCAGCTCGGGGGCTTTACGGTAGATGCCGGCCGGGAAGTGCGCGCCGCCGTCACCAAGCTCAAAGAGCAGGGCGCGAAGAAAATCGTGTTCGACATCCGCGACAACCCCGGCGGTTTGCTCAACGAAGCGGTGAACATTTCCAATCTCTTCATCGACAAAGGCCTGGACGTGGTGAGCACCAAGGGCAAGGTGACGGAGTGGAACAAAACCTACAAAGCCCTCGACCAGCCCCTCGATACCCAGATTCCGCTGGCCATCATCACCTCCAATCGCTCGGCTTCGGCTTCCGAAATCGTGTCGGGCGTGTTGCAGGACTACGACCGCGCCGTGCTGGTAGGCGAGCGCACCTTCGGCAAAGGCTTAGTGCAAGCCACCCGCCCGCTGAGCTACAACTCGCAACTGAAGGTGACCACGGCCAAATACTATATTCCCAGCGGCCGCTGCATTCAGGAAATTGACTACGCCCACCGCGCCGACGACGGCTCGCTCGGTAAGTTCCCCGATTCCTTGCGCACCGCTTTCAAGACCACCGCGGGCCGTACCGTGTACGACGGCGGTGGCGTAGCTCCGGACATTGAAGTGCAGGACCGCGAAATCGCGGACATCACGCGCACCTTGCTCCAGAAAAGCTACCTCTTCGACTACGCCACGCGTTTCCGCGCCGAGCATACTACGATTCCGCCGGCCCGTGCTTTCCATTTGTCCGATACCGATTACCAGAAGTTCGTGACCTACTTGCAGAGCAAGAACCTCAGCTACAGCACCGACGCCGAAAAAGCCCTCGCCGACCTTGGCAAGAAGGTAAAGGAAGAGAAGCACTACGACGACGTGAAAGCCGAACTCGAAGCCATTCGCAAGAAGGTGACCGTCAACAAAGCCAACGACCTGCAGCGCTTCAAGCCCGAAATCAAGGAGCTGCTGGAGCAGGAAATCGTATCGCGCTACTATTTCGAGAAAGGCCGCACCGAAGCCGGCTTCGACGATGACCCCAACATCATCGCCGCTGTGTCGGTGCTCAACGACCCCAACCGGTACGCGGCTTTGCTTAAGCCCACAGGTCAGGCCGCCAGCGCTAGAAAGTCGGCCGGAACGAAGTAA
- a CDS encoding thymidine kinase: MFIEPRVGNRHNAPRRGWIEVVCGSMFSGKTEELIRRLTRARIARQQVEIFKPAVDTRYDVDDVVSHNAARIRSTPVAIASEILLLAAGSDVVGIDEGQFFDDSLVDVCQQLANNGTRVIVAGLDMDYLGRPFGPMPALLATAEYVTKVHAVCVCCGEIASYSYRNAASENQVLLGETDSYEARCRPCFLEGMQAKAPAPEARSAAAH, encoded by the coding sequence TTGTTTATTGAACCCCGCGTTGGCAATCGCCACAACGCCCCGCGCCGGGGCTGGATAGAAGTGGTCTGCGGCTCCATGTTTTCGGGCAAAACCGAAGAACTAATTCGCCGCCTTACCCGCGCCCGCATTGCGCGGCAGCAGGTCGAGATTTTCAAACCCGCCGTCGACACCCGCTACGACGTCGACGACGTGGTGAGCCACAACGCGGCCCGTATCCGCTCTACCCCGGTGGCCATTGCCTCGGAAATCCTGCTGCTGGCGGCCGGCTCAGATGTGGTGGGCATCGACGAAGGACAGTTTTTTGACGACTCGCTGGTGGACGTGTGCCAGCAACTGGCCAACAACGGCACCCGGGTCATCGTGGCCGGGCTGGACATGGACTACCTCGGCCGCCCGTTTGGGCCCATGCCGGCGCTGCTGGCCACGGCCGAATACGTGACCAAGGTGCACGCCGTGTGCGTGTGCTGCGGCGAAATTGCTTCTTACTCGTATCGCAACGCGGCCAGCGAAAACCAGGTCCTGCTCGGCGAAACGGACTCGTACGAGGCCCGCTGCCGGCCATGCTTTTTGGAAGGCATGCAGGCCAAAGCCCCGGCTCCGGAGGCGCGCTCGGCCGCCGCGCACTAA
- a CDS encoding 2Fe-2S iron-sulfur cluster-binding protein, protein MALLTIENLPGAAMEVPAGATLLAALQAAGHDWMHACGAKGRCTTCRLQVRQGMENLSPPSDAELRYRAAGRLLSNERLTCQTRLLAGEVVGRVPDATQLPHVQYG, encoded by the coding sequence ATGGCCCTGTTAACGATTGAAAACTTGCCGGGCGCGGCCATGGAGGTGCCCGCCGGCGCTACGCTGCTGGCCGCGCTGCAAGCCGCTGGCCACGACTGGATGCACGCCTGCGGGGCCAAAGGCCGCTGCACCACTTGCCGCCTGCAGGTGCGACAGGGCATGGAAAACCTGAGCCCGCCCTCCGATGCCGAGCTACGCTACCGGGCTGCTGGGCGGCTGCTGTCCAACGAGCGGCTAACCTGCCAAACCCGCTTGCTGGCGGGCGAGGTAGTGGGCCGAGTGCCCGACGCTACGCAGCTGCCCCACGTGCAGTACGGCTGA
- a CDS encoding serine hydrolase, producing the protein MLHANPQLAQVIARPDTYELQIIYTQINRDAQNRPTFTPHTYYLNPRQYFNPASLVKLPVAALSLEKLNQLNKPGVTRRTIMATGTAFRCQTPVQFAAPADSDQAATVGNYIKRMLLVSDNLAYNRLYEFLGQRPLNDRLAQIGYPNVRITRRFAPCDTTANRHTNPISFHTRQGDTLYKEPAKVNLISYTSPLGRVLKGRAHQAGGRIILEPYDFTTANHLPLGDITALLQSILFPASVPPSQRFNLTPTDYAFLRRYLHATPHESGFHPYAASRYFDAYKKYLYYGRSPTLPRQSGLHIYNVVGMSHGYLADVAYFADSLHQSEFMLSTVLYVNRDGIINDGAYEYDSIGSPFLAQLGRSIQQYEAQRPRQFRPNLAEFFASEPIR; encoded by the coding sequence TTGCTCCACGCCAATCCGCAGCTAGCTCAAGTAATAGCCCGCCCCGATACCTATGAGCTCCAAATTATCTACACCCAAATCAACCGCGACGCCCAAAACCGTCCAACCTTCACGCCCCACACCTACTACCTCAACCCCCGCCAGTACTTCAACCCCGCCAGTCTGGTAAAGCTCCCGGTGGCCGCTCTCTCCCTCGAAAAGCTAAATCAGCTCAACAAGCCCGGGGTAACGCGCCGCACCATCATGGCCACCGGCACCGCCTTTCGCTGCCAAACCCCCGTCCAGTTCGCTGCCCCCGCCGATTCCGACCAGGCCGCCACCGTCGGAAACTACATCAAGCGAATGCTCCTTGTGAGTGATAACCTCGCCTACAATCGCCTCTACGAGTTTCTGGGCCAGCGCCCCCTCAACGACCGCCTCGCCCAGATCGGTTATCCCAACGTCCGCATCACCCGCCGCTTCGCCCCCTGCGATACCACCGCCAACCGCCACACCAACCCCATCAGCTTTCACACCCGTCAAGGCGACACCTTATATAAGGAGCCAGCCAAAGTCAATCTTATTTCCTACACCAGCCCCCTCGGCCGGGTCCTCAAAGGCCGCGCCCACCAGGCCGGTGGCCGCATTATCCTCGAACCCTACGATTTTACAACTGCCAACCATCTCCCCCTGGGCGATATCACCGCGCTGCTTCAGAGCATTCTATTCCCGGCCTCCGTTCCCCCAAGCCAGCGGTTTAACCTAACCCCGACCGATTACGCCTTCCTTCGCCGTTACCTCCACGCCACCCCGCATGAGTCCGGCTTCCATCCCTACGCCGCATCGCGCTACTTCGACGCTTATAAGAAGTACCTCTACTACGGCCGCAGCCCCACGCTTCCCCGCCAATCCGGCCTGCATATCTATAATGTAGTGGGCATGTCGCACGGTTACCTCGCCGACGTCGCCTACTTCGCCGATTCCCTCCACCAGTCCGAATTCATGCTTAGCACCGTGCTGTACGTCAACCGCGACGGCATCATTAACGACGGGGCCTACGAATACGACTCCATTGGTTCGCCATTTCTAGCCCAACTCGGTCGCTCCATCCAGCAATACGAAGCCCAGCGGCCCCGCCAGTTCCGCCCCAACTTGGCCGAGTTCTTCGCATCTGAACCGATTCGCTAA
- a CDS encoding DUF2480 family protein, protein MEPLFVNRVANSGLVTLNLEEFIHPGERVVYDIKENLFHGLILREKDFREFIKTNDWTQYDGKNVAIICSADAIVPTWAYMLLATKLQNHAHRYVFGNLDALEQALFQEAIAAIDAEEYRDAKVVVKGCGNVPVPTYAYVAIMQKLLPVASSIMYGEPCSTVPLYKKPKVNSELA, encoded by the coding sequence ATGGAACCCCTCTTCGTCAACCGCGTCGCCAATAGCGGCCTCGTTACCCTGAATCTGGAAGAATTCATTCATCCCGGCGAGCGGGTGGTGTACGACATCAAGGAAAACCTATTCCACGGGCTCATTCTGCGCGAAAAGGATTTCCGCGAGTTCATCAAAACCAACGATTGGACACAATACGATGGCAAGAACGTAGCCATCATCTGCTCGGCCGATGCCATTGTGCCCACCTGGGCCTACATGCTGCTCGCCACCAAGCTGCAAAACCACGCCCACCGCTACGTGTTCGGCAATTTGGATGCCTTGGAGCAAGCCTTGTTCCAGGAAGCCATTGCGGCTATCGACGCGGAAGAATACCGCGATGCCAAGGTGGTAGTAAAAGGTTGCGGCAACGTGCCTGTACCCACTTACGCCTACGTTGCCATCATGCAAAAGCTGCTCCCGGTAGCCAGCAGCATCATGTATGGAGAGCCGTGCAGCACCGTGCCGCTCTACAAAAAGCCCAAGGTAAATAGCGAACTGGCTTGA
- a CDS encoding APC family permease, giving the protein MPSSLNAPYKITFLTGAAIVIANMVGTGVFTSLGFQVMGIQSGFALLMLWLVGGLIALCGAVCYGELAAAMPRSGGEYHYLSQIYHPALGFLSGWVSATVGFAAPTALAALALGEYAKSLFPTLQPTWLSVAVVLFLTVVHGSSTRIGSRMQVIITALKVVVLVVFIGAGMVVGEGQPLSFVPDAAGWQAMLSPTFAVSLVYVSYAYSGWNAAVYVTGEIENPKRNLSRILLAGTAVVLLLYVGLNYVFLRSTPLAGLSGQVEVGFVAATSLFGPLGGRLMGGVIAALLVSTISSMIFAGPRIVQTMGEDIPALRWLAPRSRAGIPVRALLLQTVITLAFVLKPSFKEVLVYAGFVLNLFTFLTVLGLFVLRWRRPDLERPYRAWGYPITPLTFLGLSGWTLAFILRDKPTESLYGLGTLGVGLLVYFLAMRTARPVPVVQG; this is encoded by the coding sequence ATGCCTTCTTCGCTCAACGCTCCTTACAAAATCACCTTCCTCACCGGCGCGGCCATCGTCATCGCCAACATGGTGGGCACGGGAGTTTTTACTAGCCTGGGATTTCAGGTGATGGGCATCCAAAGCGGCTTCGCACTGCTGATGCTGTGGCTGGTGGGAGGTCTGATTGCGCTGTGCGGGGCCGTATGCTACGGCGAACTGGCCGCTGCCATGCCCCGTTCGGGCGGCGAATACCATTACTTGAGCCAGATTTATCACCCCGCACTGGGTTTCCTATCAGGTTGGGTCTCGGCCACCGTGGGCTTTGCGGCGCCCACAGCATTGGCCGCGTTGGCACTGGGCGAATACGCCAAGAGCTTGTTCCCCACGCTGCAGCCCACCTGGCTTTCAGTAGCCGTGGTGCTCTTCCTAACCGTTGTCCACGGCAGCAGCACCCGCATCGGTAGCCGAATGCAAGTAATTATCACCGCCCTGAAAGTAGTGGTACTAGTCGTTTTCATTGGCGCTGGCATGGTAGTAGGAGAGGGGCAGCCGCTAAGTTTCGTGCCTGATGCCGCGGGTTGGCAGGCAATGCTCAGCCCAACCTTTGCCGTTTCGTTGGTGTATGTGAGCTACGCCTATTCCGGTTGGAACGCCGCAGTGTACGTCACCGGCGAAATTGAAAATCCTAAACGCAACCTGTCGCGCATCCTGCTGGCCGGTACCGCCGTCGTACTCCTCCTATATGTTGGGCTAAACTATGTGTTCCTGCGCTCCACGCCGCTGGCTGGGTTGAGTGGTCAGGTTGAAGTCGGCTTTGTAGCGGCAACTTCGCTTTTTGGTCCTTTGGGTGGCCGGTTGATGGGCGGTGTCATCGCGGCTTTGCTCGTTTCCACCATCAGTTCCATGATTTTCGCCGGCCCCCGCATCGTCCAGACGATGGGGGAGGACATCCCGGCGTTGCGCTGGCTGGCGCCGCGCAGCCGTGCCGGCATCCCCGTGCGTGCACTCCTGCTCCAAACGGTCATCACCCTGGCTTTTGTGCTCAAGCCCAGCTTCAAGGAAGTACTGGTTTACGCGGGCTTTGTGCTCAATCTATTTACTTTCCTCACTGTGCTGGGTTTGTTCGTCCTCCGGTGGCGCCGGCCGGACTTGGAGCGTCCGTATCGTGCGTGGGGCTACCCCATCACCCCCCTCACCTTTCTGGGCTTGAGCGGCTGGACGCTGGCGTTTATTCTGCGAGACAAACCCACCGAATCCCTCTACGGCCTGGGCACTTTGGGCGTGGGGCTGCTGGTATATTTCCTGGCCATGCGCACCGCGCGTCCTGTTCCAGTGGTCCAAGGCTAA